Proteins encoded by one window of Castor canadensis chromosome 2, mCasCan1.hap1v2, whole genome shotgun sequence:
- the Tas2r41 gene encoding taste receptor type 2 member 41 — MPPALTMFFMILFVLLCFLGILANGFIVLMLSREWLRRGRLLPSDMILLSLGASRLCQQCVGLVSTFYYSLHLVEYSKGLARQLVSLHVDFLNSTTYWFGTWLSVVFCIKVANFSHPAFLWLKWRLPGLVPWLLLSSVLISFIVTLLFFWGNHTVYQALLIGNFYGNMTFKEWNRKLDSRFFMPLKLATLSIPCCLFLVSILLLISSLRRHSQRMQQNAHRMPDQTHNRALKSLICFLVLYALAFVSMVTDAVVFVSSDSKWYWPWQIILYLCMSVHPFILIINNPKFRGMCRQLLLLARGFWVA; from the coding sequence ATGCCACCAGCACTGACAATGTTCTTCATGATCCTGTTTGTACTTCTGTGTTTCCTGGGGATCCTGGCCAACGGCTTCATTGTGCTGATGCTGAGCAGGGAGTGGCTGAGACGTGGTCGGCTGCTCCCTTCCGACATGATTCTCCTTAGCTTGGGTGCCTCTCGCTTGTGCCAGCAGTGTGTTGGGCTGGTGAGCACTTTCTACTATAGCCTCCACCTGGTCGAGTACTCCAAGGGTCTTGCCCGACAGCTTGTTAGTCTACACGTGGACTTCCTGAACTCAACCACCTACTGGTTTGGCACCTGGCTCAGCGTTGTGTTCTGTATAAAGGTTGCTAACTTCTCTCATCCTGCCTTCCTCTGGTTGAAGTGGAGACTCCCAGGATTGGTACCCTGGCTTTTGCTGAGCTCTGTCCTGATCTCCTTCATCGTAACTCTGCTGTTCTTTTGGGGGAACCACACTGTGTATCAAGCATTGTTAATTGGAAATTTTTATGGGAACATGACCTTTAAGGAGTGGAACAGGAAGCTGGACAGTCGCTTTTTCATGCCTCTGAAACTTGCCACGTTGTCCATTCCTTGCTGTCTTTTTCTGGTCTCAATATTGCTGCTGATTAGTTCTCTCAGGAGACACAGTCAGAGAATGCAACAGAATGCTCACAGGATGCCTGACCAGACGCACAACAGAGCTCTGAAGTCACTCATCTGCTTCCTCGTTCTTTATGCTCTGGCTTTTGTGTCCATGGTCACTGATGCTGTAGTCTTTGTCTCCTCAGACAGTAAGTGGTACTGGCCATGGCAAATTATACTCTACTTGTGCATGTCTGTCCATCCCTTCATTCTCATCATCAACAATCCCAAGTTTCGAGGCATGTGCAGGCAGCTACTTCTGTTGGCCAGGGGCTTCTGGGTGGCCTAG